One window of Zalophus californianus isolate mZalCal1 chromosome 3, mZalCal1.pri.v2, whole genome shotgun sequence genomic DNA carries:
- the LOC113919660 gene encoding heterogeneous nuclear ribonucleoprotein A1-like produces the protein MISEGWASKDIQMQRLRQEGDRGGGGEKNKEMEFSFSARGRRRVSIVKVSPPTAIMSKSETPKEPEQLRKLFVGGLSFETTDESLRSHFEQWGTLTDCVVMRDPNTKRSRSFGFVTYATVEEVDAPMNARPHKVDGRVVEPKRAVSKEDSQRPGVHLTVKKIFVGGIKEDTEEHHLRDYFEQYGKIEVIEIMIDRGSGKKRGVAFVISDDHDSVDKIVIQKYHTVNGHSCEVRKALSKQEMASASSSQRGRSGSGNFGGGRGGGFGGNDNFGCGGKFSGRGGFGGSGDGYNGFGNDGSNFGGGGSYNDFGNYNNQSSNFGPMKGGNFGGRSSGPSGGGGQYFAKPQNQGGYGGSSSSSSYGSGRRF, from the exons ATGATTTCAGAAGGTTGGGCATCCAAGGACATTCAGATGCAAAGATTGAGGcaagaaggagacagaggaggaggaggagagaagaacaAGGAGATGGAG ttcAGCTTTTCTGCCCGTGGACGCCGCAGAGTAAGCAtcgttaaagtctcccctcccaccgccatcatgtctaagtcagagactcccaaagagcctgaacagctgcggaagctcttcgtcggaggtttgagctttgaaacaaccgatgagagtctgaggagccattttgagcaatggggaacgcttacggactgtgtggtaatgagagatccaaacaccaagcgctccagaagctttgggtttgtcacgtatgccactgtggaggaggtggatgcccCCATGAATGCAAG gccacacaaggtggatggaagagttgtggaaccaaagagggctgtctcaaaagaagattctcaaagacctggtgtccacttaactgtgaaaaagatttttgttggtggcattaaagaagacactgaagaacatcatctaagagattattttgaacagtatgggaaaattgaagtgatcgagatcatgattgaccgaggcagtggcaaaaagagaggtgtTGCTTTTGTAATAtctgatgaccatgactctgtagacaagattgtcattcaaaaataccatactgtgaatggccacagctgtgaagtaaggaaagccctatctaagcaagagatggctagtgcttcatccagccaaagaggtcgaagtggttctggaaactttggtggtggtcgtggaggtggttttggtgggaatgacaattTTGGTTGTGGAGGGAAATTCAgtggtcgaggtggctttggtggcagtggggatggctataatggatttggtaatgatggaagtaactttggaggtggcggaagctataacgattttggcaattacaacaatcagtcctcaaattttggacccatgaagggaggaaattttggaggcagaagctctggcccctctggtggtggaggccaatactttgccaaaccacaaaaccaaggtggctatggtggttccagcagcagcagtagctacggcagtggcagaaggttctaa